In the genome of Candidatus Binatia bacterium, one region contains:
- a CDS encoding nitroreductase family protein, protein MELREVIGRRRSIRFLLPHQPVELGKIQRMLEAARIASHWGNVNSLRAIVIERDKAPKEVLDALPSPVGGYQIELAPVIIVWYLETACTDHIGTRLRELLAAGAIGYGPNKKTALEKTLVPIMENAGDALKMPGLSEVDCGQGIAQATLMAFEQGLGTCCLGSGDPDGIRRKLGLPDTCRVLVTQTVGYPAEDPGAGGQRPRLPFETLFQLNGYNTPFPRAAEVVAELQGDGMLQDPAPLPWREAELEYLRRALDLKGEGLI, encoded by the coding sequence GCAGACGATCGATTCGTTTCTTGCTTCCCCACCAACCGGTGGAGTTGGGCAAGATCCAGCGCATGCTCGAAGCGGCCCGCATCGCATCGCACTGGGGCAACGTGAACAGTCTGCGCGCCATCGTCATCGAGCGTGACAAAGCACCGAAGGAAGTGCTCGACGCCCTGCCCTCCCCGGTGGGCGGCTACCAGATCGAGCTCGCACCGGTCATCATCGTTTGGTACCTTGAGACGGCGTGTACGGATCACATCGGCACACGCCTGCGTGAGCTCCTCGCCGCGGGCGCCATCGGATACGGTCCCAACAAGAAAACGGCGCTGGAGAAGACGCTGGTCCCCATAATGGAGAATGCCGGCGATGCGTTGAAGATGCCCGGCCTCAGCGAGGTCGATTGCGGACAGGGCATTGCCCAGGCCACGTTGATGGCCTTCGAGCAGGGGCTCGGCACCTGCTGTCTGGGAAGCGGTGATCCTGACGGCATCCGACGGAAGCTCGGCCTGCCCGACACCTGCCGTGTGCTGGTGACGCAGACCGTCGGCTACCCGGCTGAGGATCCCGGAGCCGGTGGCCAGCGGCCGCGCTTGCCTTTCGAGACGCTCTTTCAATTGAACGGGTATAACACTCCCTTCCCGCGCGCAGCTGAAGTCGTTGCGGAACTGCAGGGCGACGGCATGCTCCAAGACCCGGCTCCATTGCCGTGGCGCGAGGCCGAGCTAGAGTATCTACGACGAGCCCTCGACCTCAAAGGTGAAGGGCTGATTTGA
- a CDS encoding thiolase family protein, producing MRLNAIIAGVGMTRFMKYPDKGLKELGTEATRAAVADAGLELGDLEAAYVGNCAAGLITGQESIRGQVILGTIGIGKIPIINVENACASGSTALFQASAMVSTGLYDIVLALGVEKLTHPDKMRSFAAFAGAVDVDELNEMIASLSKAAESDTSGAGQNRSMFMDIYAMAARAHMKKYGTTKEQFAKVAAKSSFHGSLNPRAQFREALTVEQVLNDRLIVEPLTRSMCSPIGDGAAAAVVVSERKARQLGISKPVRISTMVMHSGWNHRDDEPDTVQLCAREAYEQAGVGPQDLNVVELHDASAPAEIIGYEQLGLCPKGEGGKLVESGATKLGGRIPVNTSGGLLRKGHPVGATGIAQIVELTEQLQGRSGQRQVEGAKLALAQNGGGKKGNDAAAMLVTILQR from the coding sequence ATGCGCTTGAATGCCATTATCGCCGGTGTCGGCATGACCCGGTTCATGAAGTATCCCGACAAGGGTTTGAAGGAACTCGGCACGGAAGCCACCCGTGCCGCAGTCGCCGACGCCGGGCTCGAGCTGGGTGATCTCGAAGCGGCGTACGTGGGCAACTGCGCCGCAGGCTTGATCACCGGACAAGAATCCATCCGCGGGCAAGTGATTCTCGGCACCATCGGCATCGGCAAGATCCCGATCATCAACGTCGAGAACGCCTGTGCCAGTGGCTCCACGGCACTGTTTCAGGCAAGTGCCATGGTGTCCACCGGCCTGTACGACATCGTGCTCGCGCTCGGTGTCGAGAAGCTCACGCACCCGGACAAGATGCGCAGCTTCGCCGCCTTCGCCGGCGCGGTGGATGTCGACGAGCTGAACGAAATGATTGCGTCTCTCAGCAAAGCGGCCGAGTCCGATACCAGCGGCGCCGGCCAGAACCGGTCTATGTTCATGGACATCTATGCCATGGCTGCCCGGGCCCACATGAAGAAGTACGGCACCACAAAGGAGCAGTTCGCCAAGGTGGCCGCGAAGAGCTCGTTCCACGGCAGCTTGAATCCGCGGGCGCAGTTCCGTGAAGCACTGACGGTGGAGCAGGTGTTGAACGACCGGCTGATCGTGGAGCCGCTGACCCGGTCGATGTGCTCGCCCATCGGCGATGGCGCCGCCGCCGCAGTCGTGGTCAGCGAGCGCAAGGCCCGGCAACTCGGCATCAGCAAGCCGGTCCGGATCTCCACCATGGTGATGCATTCGGGTTGGAATCACCGGGATGATGAACCGGATACCGTCCAGCTGTGTGCGCGTGAGGCCTACGAGCAGGCCGGCGTGGGACCGCAGGACCTGAACGTGGTCGAATTGCACGATGCCTCGGCTCCCGCCGAGATCATTGGCTACGAGCAGTTGGGACTTTGTCCTAAAGGCGAAGGTGGCAAGCTGGTCGAGTCGGGCGCCACCAAGCTCGGCGGACGCATACCCGTCAACACGTCAGGCGGCCTGTTGCGCAAGGGGCACCCGGTCGGCGCCACCGGCATCGCGCAGATCGTGGAGTTGACCGAACAGCTGCAAGGGCGCTCCGGCCAGCGCCAGGTCGAGGGCGCCAAGCTCGCGCTGGCACAGAATGGTGGCGGCAAGAAAGGCAACGACGCCGCCGCCATGCTGGTGACTATCCTCCAGCGATGA